CTGGGGTTCCGCTCTGTGTTACAGCAGAATGAACGCCACCACAAAAACACAAAATGGCCAAGGCACAcgagaaagggaagaggtgTTGGCAAAGAGGTGCACAAGAGTGGGGCTCGGAAGCTTTTTATCTTCGTCGTTGCCCTTACCATCTTCGCTCTCTAGTTGGTCCGGGCCGAGCCGACAAAACCACTCCAGAcgagtggggaggggagggtgctggaagcaagcaagcaagcgcATCCCGCTCACGAGGCACTCAAAGAGAGGACAAATACAGTACAGGTTGTGGTGCTTCTTTTCACGCACTCATGCGTTTGcacgcgtctgcgcgtgccTCGGTGCCGGCAAAAAACCGCAGAGGTGGCCagccttttcgttttgttgttgttctctggcccgcgctcgcacacgccgtggcggagaTGTGAACCGAAACaggcacaaacacacagagagacagagtgACAGATTTCCATTACCGTGCACAATGGCCATGAACCGCACGGTGCCAGGCACGGCACCGACATGCTTTTCGGTATCGCCCGCATTCGTATTCCACTCTGCCGCTGACTCGCCGCGTGCCCCCGGGTGCAGCTACGAGGCTGTGCTAGACAATGATGGATGACATGAACGCGATGAATCGTCCTGCGTAGTCGTTCGGGTGGACGCACGAGATGCGCTTTCGATCGTACAAGGACCCCCACACAACATTCTCGAGCGCTTTACGCGCGTTGTACTCCTGCAAAATGTCAATGATGCCGATGTAGTATATCTCCTGTCGCAGCCCAGGCACCTTGTTGCTCATCATGCCCCCCTGATCAGCCGTGAAGCAGCGGCCGTCCAGCCTGGACCCGTTGCGCGAGAATTCAGAGCCATCAGCCCCGGAATTATCTGGCCGCTCCCCTCCCATGGTGTACCCCAGACCCGGGTTTGTGCGCAGTGTGCCGTCCGTTACACTGCGTGTCAGCATCCCTAGCGACCCTCCAGAGGTCGCGGAGGACAAGGTGTCCCCCACCGACGGCAACACGTGTATGCCAACCAGGAATGAGTAGTCCATGATCATGGATCGCTTCAGAAACTCGCAATCCTTCTTGATTTGCTCGATCAACAGATTCCGCCGCTCCGGGCCAATATGCATCGGGCTGTTTATATCGAGGTCCTTCTGCGTAAACGTTGTCCGGCGCTTCTCAGCGTCCGAGGCAAAGCGGCCGATGGTGCTGCCCTTCAGGTCGAACTTCTCATGGATCgtgttggtggtggcaaAGACGTTTTGCATAATGATGAAGTTTTGCGTTTTCGTGCCGATGCGAAGGCGATGGTGGCCCACGAAGTGTGGGAGCAAGGTGAAAGGGTTGTCGCGCACGTGATAATAATACCGGTGCAAGATCTTGCGCAGAAAGTCGCTCTCCTGCTCCGTCATTGTCTTGATCACCCAATCGCGACCGCAGAAAAAAAGTTGCGCAGCCGACTTGCCTGGCGTTGGGATGCTGTGCCAGCGGCTGTTCCGCAGCACATCGCAGTACGCCTTTGGATCTACGTTGAAGAACTCGCGGATGTGGCGGTAGCACATGGGCGAGAAATCTGTAAAGGTAAAGCTCACCGGTGGCATGTtctcctcgtcttcgtcgtcctCATCATCCGACGAGAAGTCCGCCAGCGTCTGCGTCCTTGTCAGTGAGCGGTGggcacggcgcgcgcgtgcgacaGATGTATCGAAGTTTGCACCAGAAGTCGCCAAACCGCCGTAGTCCCGGTCCATGTCGCCGTCGGAGTTCAAAATGGCATTGTCTGTGGAGAGAATCTGCGACATATCATTCCGTGGACGGTTTGCTTGCCGATAGACACCACCGATTATGGACGAGCGGGCATCTCTCATCTGCGGGTTGCGCGCCTTCTTCACACCTGTGGCTtgggcgccgcagcaggtaATCCCCTTGGCGGGCCGAGACGCGCTGAAGTGCATGGTGGACTCGATCGAGAAGTCCTTCTGCGGGTTTAAcggccgctgcttctcggGCAGCGAGATACTCGTGATGCCACGTTCTAGCGCTATTTTCAGACAGTGAATCACATTCTTGGTGGCTGCGTTTTGGTCCTCActctcgtcggcgtcggAGGCGGGGTGCACGGAGCCGTCCGCGCCGGCTGAGCGACCGTCATTCGTTTTATCAtgtccctcctccacccagTCCGAGTCAC
The DNA window shown above is from Leishmania infantum JPCM5 WGS CACT00000000 data, contig 9, whole genome shotgun sequence and carries:
- a CDS encoding phosphatidylinositol-4-phosphate-5-kinase-likep ro tein, which encodes MPLNRELLASVKLEPMSDSDWVEEGHDKTNDGRSAGADGSVHPASDADESEDQNAATKNVIHCLKIALERGITSISLPEKQRPLNPQKDFSIESTMHFSASRPAKGITCCGAQATGVKKARNPQMRDARSSIIGGVYRQANRPRNDMSQILSTDNAILNSDGDMDRDYGGLATSGANFDTSVARARRAHRSLTRTQTLADFSSDDEDDEDEENMPPVSFTFTDFSPMCYRHIREFFNVDPKAYCDVLRNSRWHSIPTPGKSAAQLFFCGRDWVIKTMTEQESDFLRKILHRYYYHVRDNPFTLLPHFVGHHRLRIGTKTQNFIIMQNVFATTNTIHEKFDLKGSTIGRFASDAEKRRTTFTQKDLDINSPMHIGPERRNLLIEQIKKDCEFLKRSMIMDYSFLVGIHVLPSVGDTLSSATSGGSLGMLTRSVTDGTLRTNPGLGYTMGGERPDNSGADGSEFSRNGSRLDGRCFTADQGGMMSNKVPGLRQEIYYIGIIDILQEYNARKALENVVWGSLYDRKRISCVHPNDYAGRFIAFMSSIIV